A region of the Prevotella intermedia ATCC 25611 = DSM 20706 genome:
ATCGTTCTTTGTAAATCCGATTTTCCGAGTTTGCAAAGCGTCATAACATCATTATTCGAGTGCAAAGGTACAGAAAAAACAACAATGCGGTTATACCAAATCGCAATAATTTAGTGCGTTTTACTATGAAATAGTCAGGGTATGGCGAAACAAGTCTGCGACCTATCCCCATTATTAGGTATTTTCGCAAACTTTTAAGAGGGCGGTGTTATCCTTCCAACGAATTCTTTGTACTTTTGCATAAAAGAACAAGAATATGAAGTTATCAGAACTGAAGACGGGCGAAACTGGTATTATTGTGAAGGTTTCGGGACACGGCGGCTTCAGAAAACGAATTATAGAAATGGGCTTTATCAACGGCAAGGAGGTGAAAGTACTGCTCAATGCGCCGTTGCAAGACCCTGTGAAATATCGCATTATGGGCTACGAAGTGAGCCTGCGACACAGCGAAGCCGACCTGATAGAAGTAATGGCGGTAGACGCTGAACCCCATACGAAAACAAGAAACACCCAATACAATCCTGCCATAGAGGTAGACCAAGCCGACCCTTACGAACCTGCGCTGACGCCAGACGAGGCTGTGGCAGCGGCAAACCGACAACGACGTACCATTAACGTGGCGTTGGTAGGCAATCCGAACTGCGGAAAGACATCGCTGTTCAACTTTGCTTCAGGAGCACACGAGCGTGTTGGAAACTACTCGGGCGTTACCGTCGACGCCAAGTACGGCTATACCGACCTGCTGGGCTACCACTTTGAATTGGTAGACCTGCCTGGTACGTACAGCCTTTCGGCATATAGTCCGGAGGAACTCTACGTGCGCAAGCAAATTGTAGAGAAGACTCCCGACATCGTTATCAACGTTATAGACACTTCAAACCTTGAGCGAAACCTTTACCTAACAACGCAACTCATTGATATGCACGTGCCTATGGTGTGTGCATTAAATATGTACGACGAGGTAGAGAACCGCGGCGACCACATCGACTTCAAACAACTGAGCACCCTTTTCGGTGTTCCGATGGTGCCTACGGTATTCAAATCGGGCAGAGGCGTGGAGGATTTGTTCCGCACGGTGATACAAAACTATGAGGGAAAGAAGGGCGACAAGCCGTTGTACCGACACATTCACATCAACCACGGACACGAATTGGAGAACGGTATCGCCGAGATTCAAGAGCACTTGAAGCAGGAACTCGACATCAGACAGAAGTATTCTACCCGCTATTTGGCAATAAAACTACTTGAAAACGACTCGGAAACCGAGAAGCTCGTGGCTACTTTCCCCGATGCAAAGAAGATTATGGCACACCGAGACGAAACCGCCAAGCGTGTGAAAGAAGAGACCGGAGAAGACAGCGAGACGGCTATAATGGACGCTAAGTACGGTTTCATACACGGAGCATTGCAGGAAGCCAAGTACACGACGGGCAAAGGGAAAGACGCCTACAGTATAACGCACACCGTAGACAACGTTCTGACACACAAGTATCTCGGTTTTCCGCTCTTTTTCCTCTTCCTTTTCATTATGTTTACGGCTACTTTCACGCTCGGACAATATCCGATGGACTGGATAGAGGCAGGTGTGGCGTGGCTGTCTGACGTTGTAAGCGGGCTCTTACCCGACGGACCCGTGAAAGCAATGATAGTAGACGGTGCCATTGCAGGCGTTGGAGCCGTCATTGTCTTCCTCCCGCAAATCCTGATACTGTACTTTTTCATTTCCTATATGGAGGATTGCGGCTACATGGCGCGCGCTGCCTTCATCATGGACAGGCTCATGCACAAGATGGGGCTGCACGGCAAGTCGTTCATACCGCTCATTATGGGTTTCGGTTGCAACGTTCCTGCGGTTATGGCAACAAGAACCATCGAGAGCAGACGCAGCCGACTGGTTACGATGCTGGTGCTTCCGATGATGAGTTGTTCGGCACGACTACCTATTTATATAATGATGACAGGCTCGTTCTTCGCCGCCAGATACCGCTCGGCGGTTATGATGTCGCTCTATCTCATTGGTATTGCGATGGCAGTGCTGCTGGCGCGCCTCTTTTCAAAAACCATTGTGAAGGGCGAAGACACACCTTTCGTAATGGAACTGCCGCCCTATCGCTTTCCAACGTGGAAGGCTATCGGCCGCCATACGTGGGAAAAAGGCAAGCAATACCTGAAGAAGATGGGAGGAATCATTCTCGTTGCATCTATCATCGTGTGGGCATTGGGCTACTTCCCCCTACCCGACGACCCCAATATGGGCAAACAGGCACAGCAGGAACAAAGCTATATCGGCAGAATTGGTAAGGCAGTGGAACCCGTTTTCCGCCCTATGGGCTTCGATTGGCGTTTGGACGTGGGCTTGCTGGCAGGCGTTGGAGCAAAGGAAATCGTAGCTTCAACGATGGGAGTGCTCTACGCCAACAACGATTCGTTCGGCGACGACAACGAATACAACGACGAAGGCGGCAAATACGAACTGTTACGACACCAGATGACTTCCGACATAGCGAAGCGAAACAACATCAGTTACGCCAAGGCACAGCCTTTAGCCACCCTCACCGCTTTCTGTTTCTTGCTCTTTGTGCTGCTCTACTTCCCGTGCGTAGCAACGATTGCAGCCATAAAAGGCGAAACGGGCAGCTGGAAGTGGGGCATCTTTGCCGCCGTCTACACCACTGCCTTGGCGTGGATAGTCAGTGCCATCGTCTTCCAAGTGGGTGCGTTTTTCCTGTAAAATGGGGTGTATCGTTCTTGTAAAATAAGGTAAAAAACGTAAATTCAGCTACGCATATAGCGCAGATAACCTGATATTTCCATATCTTTGCACACTCAAATCAGCAATTAAAAGAGTATGAAAAGATATATTATAGGGGCTGTCTGCGCACTCGTGGCAGCAGCAGCAACCGCGCAGGAATATCACGGGGAAATGGAACGGCTATACCCCGAAAAAGCAAAAACGGCGAAGACAGCCAAGCAAACCACCGCCAAGACAACCACCGAAGCACCTACGACACTGCTTCCAGAGTTGCAGCAGTTGGCAACCGAACTGCTGAAAGGGCGCAAAGGCAGTGTTGTAGCCATTCGTCCGAGCACTGGCGAGATTATCTGTATGGCGACAAACTCGCCCGAAGGTGCCAACAACGACCTTGCCATTGCCACCGCTTACGCCCCCGGTTCTACGTTCAAGACGGCACAAGCCTTAGCCCTTCTGTCGGAAGGAACCATTACAGCCACCACAAAGCAAGCTTGCTTCACGGCTTTCCGCGAAGGCAACATCAGGATTGGCTGCCACAAACACACTTCCCCACTGATGCTACGAGCTGCCATTGCCAACTCGTGCAACACCTATTTCCTAAAGTCTTTCCGTGCTATGATTGGCGACAAAGCCAAGTATGGCACCTATGCAGCCGCCATCGACAAGTGGCACAGCTACATCGTAAGTATGGGCTTCGGCGGTCCGCTCGGCGTAGACATACCTGGCGAGAAGGGCGGTTTGGTGGCAAACTCGACATATCTGTCGCGCCGCTATCAAGGCGGGTGGAACCCTCTCACCATTATTTGGGCAGGAATGGGACAAGGCGACATCACCGCAACGCCGCTCCAGCTCTGCAACCTCGCAGCACTGATAGCCAACCGTGGCTATTTCTACACACCGCACATTCACGCCAACACGGCAGAAAACCCACTTCCGAAACGTTTCCTCGAACCACGGCAAGCCCTTGTTGCTGCCGAAGCCTACACACCCGTAATAGAAGGTATGCGCAACGCCGTGATATGGGGCACCGCACGCGACATAAACACAAAGGAATACAGCATTTGCGGCAAGACAGGAACGGTGGAAAACGACGGCAAAGACCACTCTGCCTTCATCGCTTTCGCCCCTATGTACAAACCGCAGATAGCCATTGCGGTGTTCATCGAGAACGCTGGCTTCGGCGCAGATGTAGCCGCTCCCATTGCAGCAAAGGTGATACGCAAGGCTTTGAAGAAGTAGGCTGCTCGGCATTTTCCGAACATCGGCAAATTATTTACACGTAAATAAATATTTTTCTACACGTAAATAATAATTTCTTTACACGTAAATAAATATTTCCTTACGTGTAAAGAAATAAACGGAGAAAGAAAATTGCGGAAAAAATCCGAACTTTAACGTTCTGCCGACAGTGTTTCCGCAGTATTCTCTTGTACTTTCCGCAAAATATTTCTATTTTTACAGACGATAAGACAACAGCAAATGAAGACAGGATTGGTATTGGAAGGGGGCGGAATGCGGGGCTTGTTCACCGCAGGCGTCATTGATGTGCTGATGGAAAACGGCATAGAGTTCGACGGTGCAGTGGGTGTTTCGGCAGGTGCAGCCTTCGGTTGCAACTACAAGACACGGCAGATTGGACGCGCCATTCGCTACAACAAACGCTTTGCAAACGACCGACGGTATGCCTCGTGGTGGTCGTTTTTCACCACTGGCAACTACTTTAACGCTGATTTTGCCTACCATTACCTTCCCAACGAGTTAGATGTTGTGGACTTTGAAACCTTCCGCAACAACCCAATGGAGTTCTGGGCAGTAGCCACAAACGTGGGTTCGGGCAAGGCGGTGTATCGCCAACTGAAGGTGTTAGACTACGAAGAACTTGAGTTTGTGCGTGCTTCGGCATCGATGCCCTTGGTTTCTAAAATCGTACAACTGAACGGTCAGCGGCTGTTAGATGGCGGTGTGGCTGACTCTATACCGCTCGACTTCTTCCAACGGCAGGGCTACAAACGCAACGTTGTGGTGCTAACCCAGCCCATGGGCTACCAAAAGCGACCCATTGGCATTATGCCGCTGATACGATTGCAGCTGAATCACCACCCCAAAATGCTGAAAGCGTTGGCAGAACGCCACATTATGTATAACAAACAACTCGAGTTTGTGCAACAAGAGGAACGTTCTGGCAACACTTTCGTTATCCGACCGCAAGCTACTCTCAACGTCGGACGTATGACACACAACCCCGACAAGATGCAGGAAATATACGAAGAAGGACGGAAAGTAGCAACAGTCGAACTGCAAAAGCTGCAACAATTCTTATCAAAACAATAACAAAACCGAACAACAAATACACGAAGACACAACAGAAAAATTTTTCTTTTTGGAAAACTTTAGCGATATAGTTTTCTAAAAAGTTTTCCAAAAAGAAAAATTTCAACCACTCTCTTTTCATAAAAACTTTATTCTTTTTTCTAAATAATAAAATAAAGTTCTCTTTAAAGCGAATTTATTAAACGCTTATTATCAACCATTTACAATGCATTTAAAGCGATTTTGCTTAAAAAGATAGGAAATTTTTGCGCAAAAAAGTTTGCTTTATTCGTTTTCTTTTTCCTATCTTTGCATCGGATAAAGTTTACCAAAACATATTTTCCAATATTCAAAAACAGGGATATAGTAAAGCTACTATTAACAATAAAAGTAAAAAAGGATATACTAAAAAAGAAAAATGAAGAATTTCACCATCACCAAACGCGACGGCTCTAAAGACCGTTTCTCGCTCGACAAAATTATGAATGCCATCATAAAGGCATTCGACAGCGTAGGCGAACCCACCGACCTCGGCACAGTTTCTAAAGTTCTCGCGAACATTAAGATTCACGACGACATAAAAGTAGAGGACATCCAGAACCAAGTAGAAGAGGCTTTGATGAAGGAAGGACACTACCACGTGGCTAAAAGCTTCATCGTTTATCGCCACCAACACACCGAAGACCGCGAGGTATTGGAGAAGATGCGCTTCCTTACAGACTACTGCCACGCAGAGAATGCAGCCACTGGCTCGAAGTTTGACGCCAATGCCAACGTGGAAAACAAGAACATTGCCACTCTTATCGGCGAACTTCCAAAGCAGGGTTTCATTCGTCTGAACCGCCGTTTGCTTACCGACCGCATCAAGAGAATGTACGGCAAGGAACTTTCCGACGAATATCTACACTTGCTTACACACCACTTTATATATAAGAACGACGAAACCAACCTTGCTAACTATTGCGCTTCTATTACTATGTACCCTTGGCTCATCAGCGGCACAGCGTCGATTGGTGGCAACTCTACCGCACCTACCAACCTTAAAAGCTTCTGCGGAGGCTTCATCAATATGGTGTTCATGGTATCGAGTATGTTGGCAGGAGCGTGCGCAACACCCGAGTTTCTGATGTATATGAACTACTTCATACAGCAGGAATACGGCAAAGACTACTGGCAACACCCCGAAAAGGTGGTGGACTTGAGCTTGAAACAGCGCACCATCGACAAGATTATAACCGACTTCTTCGAGCAGATTGTCTACTCTCTCAACCAACCAACAGGCGCACGAAACTATCAGGCTGTGTTCTGGAACATATCTTACTACGACAAATTCTATTTTGAATCGCTCTTCGGAAACTTCTATTTCCCAGACGGTTCGCAGCCCGACTGGGAAGGCGTATCGTGGTTGCAGAAACGCTTTATGACTTGGTTCAACCAAGAACGCACCAAGGCTGTGCTCACTTTCCCTGTTGAAACGATGGCTCTGCTCTCTGAAAACGGCGAATGCCGCGACACCGAATGGGCTGACTTTGCAGCACAGATGTATGCCGACGGACACAGTTTCTTTACCTATATGAGCGACAATGCCGACTCGTTGAGTTCGTGCTGCCGTCTCCGTAACGAAATTCAAGACAATGGTTTCTCATACACGCTCGGCGCAGGCGGTGTGTCTACGGGTTCTAAGAGCGTGCTCACCATTAACTTGAACCGCTGCATACAATACGCTGTAAACAAGAACATTGACTACAAAGAGTATCTTTCGCACGTTATCGACCTATGCCACAAGGTGCAGTTGGCATACAACGAGAATCTGAAAGACTTGCTGCACCACCACATGTTGCCACTCTTCGATGCTGGCTACATCAACATCGACCGCCAATACCTCACCATCGGTATCAACGGACTTGTGGAAGCAGCCGAGTTTATGGGCTTGGATATTACACCAAACGACGAATACAAAGAGTTTGTGCAAGGCGTTTTAGGACTCATTGAAACCTACAACAAGCAGTATCGCACAAAGGAAGCGATGTTCAACTGCGAGATGATACCTGCCGAAAACGTGGGTGTGAAGCACGCAAAGTGGGACAAAGCCGATGGATATTTCGTACCACGCGACTGCTACAACAGCTATTTCTACCGCGTAGAGGACAATTCGCTCACCATTCTCGACAAGTTCCGTCTGCACGGCGCGCCCTACATAGAACACCTTACGGGCGGTTCGGCACTGCACATGAACCTCGACGAACACCTTTCGCAGGCACAATACCGCCAGCTAATGCGTGTGGCTGCCGAAGAAGGGTGCAACTACTTCACATTCAACATACCGAACACGGTGTGCAACGAGTGCGGACACATCGACAAGCGCAACTTGAAAGAATGTCCACATTGCCACTCTGAGAACGTCGATTACCTCACACGTGTCATCGGATACATGAAGCGCGTCAGCAACTTCTCGGCTGCCCGACAGACCGAAGCTGGCAAACGCTACTATGCAACTAAAGAGAAATACACTGTATAACCCTCAAGCGTGAGGACATTGAAGATGCTTTGAAAATCTTCAAGGATTTATATTTTCGTTGAGAGTGTGTGCATACTGCGTTTGAGCAGTGTGCACACCATTTTAATTACAACTTCTTCCGATGCTTAAATTCGTAGACACCGACATCGTTTTCCAAGAGTTTCCCGACGAGGTTACGTTGGCTATCAACCTTTCCAACTGCCCTTGCCGCTGCCCTGGCTGCCACAGCACCTTTCTTTGGAAAGATGTTGGCAACCCTCTTACAACCGAGGCAATAGAACAAATGCTGGCTGAAAACAGCGAGCGCATTACGTGTATCGGCTTTATGGGCGGCGATTCCGAACCCGAAGCCATCGACAGCCTGGCTGCCTATCTGCGGAAACACCACGCCGAACTGAAGGTTGGCTGGTACACAGGGCGCACCACGCTGTCGCCCGATATTCAGTTGCCCCACTTCGACTACATCAAAGTGGGTCCTTACATTCGCCATTTGGGCGGATTGGACAGCCGCCGCACCAATCAGCGTATGTATCGGATAACGAACGAAAACAAGATGAACGACATTACAAACTTGTTCTGGAAAAAATAAAAACCTACCTTCAGCCACCCACATTGCTGCATTGAAAAGCGCAGAAAAAGCCAATGCAAAGAGCAGCTCTACAATCAAAAGAAAACCCATAAAACTGTAAAGATTTATCCAAACAGAAACTTTCACCTAACACGCTCGCTATCAACGCATTGCAAAACCTATTGTTTTGCATTCCAAAAGTGGCTGTTTTGCACGGTAAAAGAGTAGGTTTTGCGTTGCAAAACAGCCGCTTTCGCAGTGCCAAACCGAAATTAGCGTTTTCTTAACGAATTATCTTTACAAAACAGCTACTATTCTCAGAAGTTACCTTTACAAAAGGAAAGGAAAATAAAATCTCCGAAAAGCATCAGCAGTTTCAGCCTTAATCCTTCAAACAAGCCAATGGAATAACCTTTACTCCATCGGGACGGGTATAAGCCATCTGCCCTCCTGTCATAACAATCATTAGGTCAGGTTCGCGCAAAGGAACTTGTTTCTCTGTTTTGTTGTGTTCTTTTATTAAACGTTTTATCTCCAATAGATGCTTCGCACCCTCCTCTATTTCACTACTACCTAACTTACATTCAATGAGCGCATACC
Encoded here:
- the feoB gene encoding ferrous iron transport protein B, which gives rise to MKLSELKTGETGIIVKVSGHGGFRKRIIEMGFINGKEVKVLLNAPLQDPVKYRIMGYEVSLRHSEADLIEVMAVDAEPHTKTRNTQYNPAIEVDQADPYEPALTPDEAVAAANRQRRTINVALVGNPNCGKTSLFNFASGAHERVGNYSGVTVDAKYGYTDLLGYHFELVDLPGTYSLSAYSPEELYVRKQIVEKTPDIVINVIDTSNLERNLYLTTQLIDMHVPMVCALNMYDEVENRGDHIDFKQLSTLFGVPMVPTVFKSGRGVEDLFRTVIQNYEGKKGDKPLYRHIHINHGHELENGIAEIQEHLKQELDIRQKYSTRYLAIKLLENDSETEKLVATFPDAKKIMAHRDETAKRVKEETGEDSETAIMDAKYGFIHGALQEAKYTTGKGKDAYSITHTVDNVLTHKYLGFPLFFLFLFIMFTATFTLGQYPMDWIEAGVAWLSDVVSGLLPDGPVKAMIVDGAIAGVGAVIVFLPQILILYFFISYMEDCGYMARAAFIMDRLMHKMGLHGKSFIPLIMGFGCNVPAVMATRTIESRRSRLVTMLVLPMMSCSARLPIYIMMTGSFFAARYRSAVMMSLYLIGIAMAVLLARLFSKTIVKGEDTPFVMELPPYRFPTWKAIGRHTWEKGKQYLKKMGGIILVASIIVWALGYFPLPDDPNMGKQAQQEQSYIGRIGKAVEPVFRPMGFDWRLDVGLLAGVGAKEIVASTMGVLYANNDSFGDDNEYNDEGGKYELLRHQMTSDIAKRNNISYAKAQPLATLTAFCFLLFVLLYFPCVATIAAIKGETGSWKWGIFAAVYTTALAWIVSAIVFQVGAFFL
- a CDS encoding penicillin-binding transpeptidase domain-containing protein — protein: MKRYIIGAVCALVAAAATAQEYHGEMERLYPEKAKTAKTAKQTTAKTTTEAPTTLLPELQQLATELLKGRKGSVVAIRPSTGEIICMATNSPEGANNDLAIATAYAPGSTFKTAQALALLSEGTITATTKQACFTAFREGNIRIGCHKHTSPLMLRAAIANSCNTYFLKSFRAMIGDKAKYGTYAAAIDKWHSYIVSMGFGGPLGVDIPGEKGGLVANSTYLSRRYQGGWNPLTIIWAGMGQGDITATPLQLCNLAALIANRGYFYTPHIHANTAENPLPKRFLEPRQALVAAEAYTPVIEGMRNAVIWGTARDINTKEYSICGKTGTVENDGKDHSAFIAFAPMYKPQIAIAVFIENAGFGADVAAPIAAKVIRKALKK
- a CDS encoding patatin family protein, with protein sequence MKTGLVLEGGGMRGLFTAGVIDVLMENGIEFDGAVGVSAGAAFGCNYKTRQIGRAIRYNKRFANDRRYASWWSFFTTGNYFNADFAYHYLPNELDVVDFETFRNNPMEFWAVATNVGSGKAVYRQLKVLDYEELEFVRASASMPLVSKIVQLNGQRLLDGGVADSIPLDFFQRQGYKRNVVVLTQPMGYQKRPIGIMPLIRLQLNHHPKMLKALAERHIMYNKQLEFVQQEERSGNTFVIRPQATLNVGRMTHNPDKMQEIYEEGRKVATVELQKLQQFLSKQ
- the nrdD gene encoding anaerobic ribonucleoside-triphosphate reductase, whose product is MKNFTITKRDGSKDRFSLDKIMNAIIKAFDSVGEPTDLGTVSKVLANIKIHDDIKVEDIQNQVEEALMKEGHYHVAKSFIVYRHQHTEDREVLEKMRFLTDYCHAENAATGSKFDANANVENKNIATLIGELPKQGFIRLNRRLLTDRIKRMYGKELSDEYLHLLTHHFIYKNDETNLANYCASITMYPWLISGTASIGGNSTAPTNLKSFCGGFINMVFMVSSMLAGACATPEFLMYMNYFIQQEYGKDYWQHPEKVVDLSLKQRTIDKIITDFFEQIVYSLNQPTGARNYQAVFWNISYYDKFYFESLFGNFYFPDGSQPDWEGVSWLQKRFMTWFNQERTKAVLTFPVETMALLSENGECRDTEWADFAAQMYADGHSFFTYMSDNADSLSSCCRLRNEIQDNGFSYTLGAGGVSTGSKSVLTINLNRCIQYAVNKNIDYKEYLSHVIDLCHKVQLAYNENLKDLLHHHMLPLFDAGYINIDRQYLTIGINGLVEAAEFMGLDITPNDEYKEFVQGVLGLIETYNKQYRTKEAMFNCEMIPAENVGVKHAKWDKADGYFVPRDCYNSYFYRVEDNSLTILDKFRLHGAPYIEHLTGGSALHMNLDEHLSQAQYRQLMRVAAEEGCNYFTFNIPNTVCNECGHIDKRNLKECPHCHSENVDYLTRVIGYMKRVSNFSAARQTEAGKRYYATKEKYTV
- the nrdG gene encoding anaerobic ribonucleoside-triphosphate reductase activating protein; protein product: MLKFVDTDIVFQEFPDEVTLAINLSNCPCRCPGCHSTFLWKDVGNPLTTEAIEQMLAENSERITCIGFMGGDSEPEAIDSLAAYLRKHHAELKVGWYTGRTTLSPDIQLPHFDYIKVGPYIRHLGGLDSRRTNQRMYRITNENKMNDITNLFWKK